The sequence below is a genomic window from Desulfonatronum thioautotrophicum.
AGGTTGAGCAAGGTCAATACCTGCGGACAAATCGTGCTGATCATCGGCGTCCTGGCCATGCACTCCTTTGCCTTGCCGTGGCATGGGCTGGTGCTGGGGCTTGTGGTTCTGGTCACGGCGAGCACCGTACTTTCCGGAATCCACTATGTCGCTATCGGGCTGGGGCATTTTTCCGGGGATGGTCAACGACCGGTCGGCTAAGGAATCGAGTAAAAATATCCTAAAGTGTATTGTGGTTGTTACCGTGTCGCATTGGACCTTTCGTAGGGGCGGCCCTCGCGGCCGCCCTGGGTCGGGGAGGTAGCAAGTTGCGACCGTTAGACATAAGTATTCCATGTGATTGCTCGCAAACTGGGCAGGCGCGAGGCCTGCCCCTACGGAAATCATCGTCAGAGAAATGCTTCAAAATATTTTTACCTTGCGTCAAGCTGTTCAAGTTGTTTTTGCTAAACTCCCAAGGTCTGGAATACTGATGTTTGCCAGGTTGCGTGGGGTTCAATATTTTGGCGGGTAAAAAAAATTTTATTTTCCGTCAAAAAAATGATTTTTTTTCTTGACAAGATTGTTGGGCCAGGCATAGAAGGTTTCCACCCACGAAGGTGTACTTCGCCGGGGCGTGGATGAATGCGGAAGGTTTTCATGGGATTTCAAAAGGAGGAAGGTATGAAAAAGTTAGTCGTTTTGGCCGTAATGGCCGCCTTCATTCTCGGTACCGCGGGCTTTGCCTCGGCCATCGAGCTGAAGGCTTCCGGGCAGTGGCGCGTTCACTTCAACTACCTGAGTAATCAAGAGTTTGATGGCGATTCTGAAACAGATAGCTTTCGGGCCATGCATCGGGCTCGCGTGGCTTTTGAGTTCATTGCCAGCGAGAACCTGAAGGGTGTCATGCAGCTCCAGGCCGGCAATTACACGTGGGGTGCTGGCGGTGGTGCGATCAATCAGACCGGTGACATCAGCGTCCGCCAGTTGTTCCTTAACTTCAAGGTTCCTGGCACGGACGCCACGATTTTGGCTGGTAAATTGCCCTTCAGCCTGCCCAGTACTTATGGCTCGCACATTCTGGCAGGTAACCATTCCGCCTTGGCTGCGTCCATTCCCTTTAATGACATGATCGGCCTGACCGCCGGTTGGGCACGTGCTCATGATCCAAGCCAAAATACTGGTGCTCTCACGAAATTGGACGACGAAGTTGACGTGTTCTTTGCCGTGCTGCCCATCAAGATGGACGGCGTGCAGTTGAATCCCTTTGGTGTCTATGCTCGCTGGGGCAAGGATTTCCTGAACGACACCTTTGCCGGTGTGGAGCCCAATCCGTTCAAGAATGCCAACCAGTACTTCGCTGGTTTGAATTTCACCGTGGACATGCTGGATCCCATCGTCTTCATGGGTGATTTCAACTACGGTACCGTGGACCTGACCGACGACTTCAAGGCCTCCGGCTTCATGGTCAACTTGGCCGCGCAGTACAAGATGGACATGTTCACTCCTGAACTGTTCTGGATCTATG
It includes:
- a CDS encoding outer membrane homotrimeric porin translates to MKKLVVLAVMAAFILGTAGFASAIELKASGQWRVHFNYLSNQEFDGDSETDSFRAMHRARVAFEFIASENLKGVMQLQAGNYTWGAGGGAINQTGDISVRQLFLNFKVPGTDATILAGKLPFSLPSTYGSHILAGNHSALAASIPFNDMIGLTAGWARAHDPSQNTGALTKLDDEVDVFFAVLPIKMDGVQLNPFGVYARWGKDFLNDTFAGVEPNPFKNANQYFAGLNFTVDMLDPIVFMGDFNYGTVDLTDDFKASGFMVNLAAQYKMDMFTPELFWIYESGEDSGYIAGTSDSKRMPTIHTDGTSWAPTAMGFVGGSFGGSDGLLRSFLSDIALTPYDDYLVSQGAIGMWALGLKLGDIQFIDRLTHDLIFVYAQGTNDKANVDLFTDDDKYYEVSFDHTYQIYENLSAVLELGWAKLDMDTDNRGGVDFAPDNAWKAVFGFHYRF